Proteins co-encoded in one Opitutus terrae PB90-1 genomic window:
- a CDS encoding rhamnogalacturonan acetylesterase, which produces MKPSLFPFCVAVCATLALSPASPAADSLRRQFDLAQFTAADVFTPERGYGFDLGTAPDPSANPPFYFSVAVPEGNYRVTVTFGDPQAPSSNTLKAESRQLLLEHLATRPGELVTRSFIVNLRTPRLPPPEKNAPGGSAVLLNERERDLLRWDDKLTLECNGPAPRVRTIVIEPATVPTVFLAGDSTVTDQPHEPAASWGQMLPRFFKPSVAVANHAESGETLKSFLSGLRLAKILSQIQPGDYLFLQFGHNDQKQQWPQTYVVAATTYRAYLRAFIAEARLRGATPVLVTSMQRRNFDAAGRIKNTLGDYPAAVRAVAQEENVALVDLERMSIAFYEALGPTQAPLAFSNGGKDPTHHNNYGAYELAKCVAQAIRDAHLPLAEQLADDFSGFDPSHPDAPESFALPASPARSTAPLRGN; this is translated from the coding sequence ATGAAACCGTCCCTTTTCCCCTTCTGCGTCGCCGTCTGCGCGACGCTCGCGCTCAGCCCGGCGAGCCCAGCCGCTGATTCGCTTCGTCGGCAATTCGACCTGGCTCAGTTCACCGCGGCCGACGTCTTCACGCCCGAGCGCGGTTACGGTTTCGATCTCGGCACCGCCCCGGACCCGTCGGCCAACCCGCCGTTTTATTTCTCCGTCGCCGTCCCGGAGGGAAACTACCGCGTCACGGTGACGTTCGGCGATCCGCAGGCCCCGTCATCCAACACGCTGAAAGCCGAATCGCGCCAGCTGCTGCTCGAGCACCTGGCTACGCGGCCCGGCGAACTCGTCACGCGCAGCTTCATCGTCAACCTCCGCACGCCCCGGCTGCCGCCGCCGGAAAAAAACGCGCCAGGCGGCAGCGCCGTCCTCCTGAACGAGCGCGAGCGCGACCTGCTGCGCTGGGACGACAAGCTCACACTCGAGTGCAACGGCCCCGCGCCGCGCGTGCGCACGATCGTCATCGAGCCCGCCACCGTGCCGACGGTGTTCCTCGCCGGCGATTCGACCGTGACGGATCAGCCGCACGAACCGGCGGCAAGCTGGGGCCAGATGCTGCCCCGGTTTTTCAAACCTAGCGTCGCGGTCGCCAATCACGCCGAGTCCGGCGAGACGCTCAAATCGTTTTTGTCCGGCCTGCGGCTTGCGAAGATCCTCAGCCAGATCCAGCCCGGCGATTACCTCTTTCTTCAGTTCGGCCACAACGATCAGAAGCAGCAGTGGCCGCAGACCTATGTCGTGGCCGCGACCACCTATCGCGCCTACCTGCGCGCGTTCATCGCCGAGGCGCGGCTGCGCGGCGCCACACCCGTGCTCGTCACGTCCATGCAGCGCCGCAACTTCGACGCGGCCGGTCGAATTAAAAACACGCTGGGCGATTATCCCGCGGCCGTGCGCGCCGTCGCGCAGGAAGAAAATGTCGCGCTGGTCGATCTCGAGCGGATGAGCATCGCGTTCTACGAGGCGCTTGGGCCGACGCAGGCGCCGCTCGCGTTCAGCAACGGCGGCAAGGATCCCACGCACCACAACAATTACGGCGCCTACGAGCTGGCGAAATGCGTCGCGCAGGCGATCCGCGACGCCCACCTGCCGCTGGCCGAGCAACTCGCCGACGATTTCTCCGGTTTCGATCCGTCGCACCCCGACGCGCCGGAGTCCTTCGCGCTTCCCGCCAGCCCCGCCCGCAGCACCGCGCCGCTGCGGGGAAATTGA